In Pseudomonas deceptionensis, a single window of DNA contains:
- a CDS encoding IS30 family transposase, with translation MPTKYTHLSTEERVAIMVMQLQQLTLRAIAVLLRRHPSTISREIRRHSQLGRYDSSHAASRARVLRHKPRRQSRLCSGSELFQVIIEMLRIGWSPQQIASRLRRIWPDHPERYVSHETIYLAIYAYPRGELKRQLISYLRQGKGKRRPRTQSAIRRERYPAELSIHLRPPEVADRLVPGHWESDLIIGANNRSAVATMVERTSRYVILAKLDAPTADAAAQAISREMSRMAPSLLKTMTHDQGSEMARHAEITAHTGMKIYFADPHSPWQRGSNENTNGLLRQYLPKGTDLSLVTQERLDEIADLLNTRPRQTLGWKFPVEVLVEYLQLLASNKLETIN, from the coding sequence ATGCCAACGAAGTACACACATCTCAGCACTGAGGAGCGCGTCGCCATCATGGTGATGCAGCTTCAACAACTCACCCTGCGAGCTATCGCCGTTTTACTCAGACGTCATCCCAGTACCATTAGCCGTGAGATCCGGCGGCACAGCCAACTGGGGCGATACGATTCATCTCACGCCGCAAGCCGGGCGCGAGTGCTACGTCACAAGCCGCGCCGTCAGTCTCGCTTGTGCTCTGGCTCTGAACTGTTCCAAGTGATCATAGAAATGTTGCGCATTGGCTGGTCACCCCAGCAAATCGCTAGCAGACTACGCCGTATCTGGCCCGATCACCCCGAGCGATATGTGAGTCACGAAACCATCTACCTGGCCATTTATGCCTATCCGCGAGGCGAGTTAAAACGCCAGCTCATCAGCTACTTGCGCCAAGGTAAAGGCAAGCGGCGCCCGCGCACCCAGAGTGCCATACGTCGAGAGCGCTATCCTGCTGAGCTCAGCATCCACTTGCGCCCACCGGAGGTCGCAGACCGCCTTGTTCCAGGGCACTGGGAAAGTGACCTGATCATCGGGGCCAACAACCGCTCCGCTGTCGCCACGATGGTTGAGCGCACCAGCCGTTACGTGATCCTGGCAAAACTCGACGCACCGACCGCCGATGCAGCCGCTCAAGCCATTAGCCGAGAGATGTCGCGGATGGCACCCTCCCTGCTGAAAACCATGACGCACGACCAAGGCAGTGAAATGGCCCGCCACGCCGAAATCACGGCCCATACCGGCATGAAGATTTACTTTGCAGATCCGCACAGCCCATGGCAGCGCGGCAGCAATGAAAACACCAATGGCTTGCTGCGCCAGTATTTGCCAAAAGGCACGGATCTCTCTCTGGTCACCCAGGAGCGACTGGACGAAATTGCCGACTTGCTGAACACTCGGCCACGCCAAACGCTGGGCTGGAAATTTCCGGTCGAAGTACTGGTTGAATACCTTCAGCTATTAGCGAGCAACAAGCTCGAAACCATCAACTGA
- a CDS encoding GNAT family N-acetyltransferase — MPMIVARRGERITGFLMTTTREMNADLPIVQAMFTAYDGTPNAYVYGPICVGEEERGKGLAQTMFADLRRLEPGREGILFIRKDNEPSLRAHLKMGMKEVAFFVFNGFEYAVFSYIG, encoded by the coding sequence ATGCCTATGATCGTTGCGCGTCGCGGTGAGCGTATAACCGGCTTTTTGATGACGACCACTCGGGAGATGAATGCCGATCTACCCATCGTACAGGCGATGTTCACCGCTTATGATGGTACGCCGAATGCCTATGTATATGGTCCGATCTGTGTTGGAGAGGAAGAGCGTGGTAAGGGGTTGGCGCAGACAATGTTCGCGGATCTCCGGCGCCTTGAGCCTGGCAGGGAGGGGATTCTTTTCATTCGTAAAGACAATGAACCATCGCTTCGTGCTCACCTGAAAATGGGAATGAAAGAGGTCGCGTTTTTTGTATTCAATGGTTTCGAATACGCTGTTTTCTCTTACATTGGATAG
- a CDS encoding IS30 family transposase, which produces MPTKYTHLSTEERVAIMVMQLQQLTLRAIAVLLRRHPSTISREIRRHSQLGRYDSSHAASRARVLRHKPRRQSRLCSGSELFQVIIEMLRIGWSPQQIASRLRRIWPDHPERYVSHETIYLAIYAYPRGELKRQLISYLRQGKGKRRPRTQSAIRRERYPAELSIHLRPPEVADRLVPGHWESDLIIGANNRSAVATMVERTSRYVILAKLDAPTADAAAQAISREMSRMAPSLLKTMTHDQGSEMARHAEITAHTGMKIYFADPHSPWQRGSNENTNGLLRQYLPKGTDLSLVTQERLDDIADMLNTRPRQTLGWKFPVEVLVDYLQLLASNKLKTIN; this is translated from the coding sequence ATGCCAACGAAGTACACACATCTCAGCACTGAGGAGCGCGTCGCCATCATGGTGATGCAGCTTCAACAACTCACCCTGCGAGCTATCGCCGTTTTACTCAGACGTCATCCCAGTACCATTAGCCGTGAGATCCGGCGGCACAGCCAACTGGGGCGATACGATTCATCTCACGCCGCAAGCCGGGCGCGAGTGCTACGTCACAAGCCGCGCCGTCAGTCTCGCTTGTGCTCTGGCTCTGAACTGTTCCAAGTGATCATAGAAATGTTGCGCATTGGCTGGTCACCCCAGCAAATCGCTAGCAGACTACGCCGTATCTGGCCCGATCACCCCGAGCGATATGTGAGTCACGAAACCATCTACCTGGCCATTTATGCCTATCCGCGAGGCGAGTTAAAACGCCAGCTCATCAGCTACTTGCGCCAAGGTAAAGGCAAGCGGCGCCCGCGCACCCAGAGTGCCATACGTCGAGAGCGCTATCCTGCTGAGCTCAGCATCCACTTGCGCCCACCGGAGGTCGCAGACCGCCTTGTTCCAGGGCACTGGGAAAGTGACCTGATCATCGGGGCCAACAACCGCTCCGCTGTCGCCACGATGGTTGAGCGCACCAGCCGTTACGTGATCCTGGCAAAACTCGACGCACCGACCGCCGATGCAGCCGCTCAAGCCATTAGCCGAGAGATGTCGCGGATGGCACCCTCCCTGCTGAAAACCATGACGCACGACCAAGGCAGTGAAATGGCCCGCCACGCCGAAATCACGGCCCATACCGGCATGAAGATTTACTTTGCAGATCCGCACAGCCCATGGCAGCGCGGCAGCAATGAAAACACCAATGGCTTGCTGCGCCAGTATTTGCCAAAAGGCACGGATCTCTCTCTGGTCACCCAGGAGCGACTGGACGACATTGCCGACATGCTGAACACTCGACCACGCCAGACACTGGGCTGGAAATTTCCGGTCGAAGTACTGGTTGATTACCTTCAGCTATTAGCGAGCAACAAGCTCAAAACCATCAACTGA
- a CDS encoding fatty acid desaturase has protein sequence MNTPYRAPSTTLSKTEQDLINDVTQKITQHSNELRKRYRALGFQNVIGASVMALSVTGMIVTGTLYIKGLIPGWLCILINALLTSFIHELEHDLIHRLYFRKQPVVHNLMLLLCWIARPGMPSPWLRRELHFHHHKASGTEGGLRFQVQQSVDGFELVAR, from the coding sequence ATGAACACCCCCTATCGAGCACCCAGTACAACTCTGTCAAAAACAGAGCAGGATTTAATTAACGACGTGACTCAAAAAATCACACAGCACAGTAATGAGCTGCGTAAACGCTATCGCGCATTAGGTTTTCAGAATGTAATAGGCGCCAGTGTGATGGCTCTTTCTGTTACCGGCATGATTGTCACAGGCACGCTGTATATAAAAGGCCTTATCCCCGGTTGGTTGTGTATTTTAATCAATGCGTTGTTGACGTCATTCATTCATGAACTTGAACACGACTTGATTCATCGCCTGTATTTCAGAAAACAACCCGTGGTACACAACCTGATGCTGCTGTTGTGCTGGATAGCTCGTCCCGGCATGCCAAGCCCCTGGTTGCGGCGCGAGTTGCACTTTCATCACCACAAAGCGTCCGGTACGGAGGGCGGCCTCAGGTTCCAAGTGCAACAGTCAGTTGATGGTTTTGAGCTTGTTGCTCGCTAA
- a CDS encoding acyl-CoA dehydrogenase family protein yields MNVDWQGAGDIQAIFGTLIDEELNRTVEERDRLSIPISNALIEKFARLGLYKYNLPTVWGGQEVGYAKWGHVLEKLGYLSTDLSFPFLVSVRMSFISFLIAVGRKDINDEYLNNLIAGKTGGAFAYTEDADAFSFVSRAVPAPDGETYTVNAVKKIVTGGETANYFLLFVHGETTDMQVFLVHADDPGVVVTPSVMHGCRSTGIACLTLTDVRLDKQRLLLATDGLSFAQRYFLNCRRSLQTTLFLGRARAVIETTVAYLQKTIRYDQQLIDMQHVQACIGEMYMALESSRTLVHYSLERQVRQESDLYWDAIASMAKYQAVEEVNKIALKALNLTGGWGYSESSGIGRAHRDFTALVAGADPQEKLKVDMGIRLVHDLDMMSQRFSKKESQT; encoded by the coding sequence ATGAATGTTGACTGGCAAGGTGCGGGTGATATCCAGGCTATTTTTGGTACGCTGATCGACGAGGAACTTAATCGTACTGTCGAAGAGCGTGACCGTCTTTCTATTCCCATCTCCAACGCGCTGATAGAAAAGTTTGCGCGACTGGGACTGTATAAATACAACTTGCCAACAGTGTGGGGCGGCCAGGAGGTTGGTTATGCCAAGTGGGGGCATGTGCTGGAAAAGCTGGGGTATTTGTCCACAGACTTATCGTTTCCGTTTTTGGTATCCGTAAGGATGTCGTTTATTTCTTTTTTGATTGCGGTGGGTCGCAAAGATATAAATGACGAGTACCTGAATAACCTGATTGCGGGAAAAACAGGCGGTGCATTTGCCTATACAGAAGATGCTGATGCTTTTTCTTTTGTTTCCCGCGCCGTACCGGCTCCGGACGGTGAAACCTACACGGTTAACGCTGTGAAAAAAATCGTCACCGGGGGCGAGACAGCCAATTATTTTTTGCTGTTTGTGCACGGTGAAACCACCGATATGCAAGTATTCCTGGTACACGCCGACGATCCGGGTGTCGTTGTTACACCCAGTGTGATGCATGGCTGTCGCTCAACAGGGATTGCATGTTTGACGTTGACGGATGTGCGCCTGGATAAACAACGCTTGTTGCTGGCCACGGACGGCCTGAGTTTTGCGCAGCGTTATTTCCTTAATTGTCGACGTTCGTTGCAAACCACTTTGTTTTTAGGGCGCGCTCGCGCCGTTATTGAAACCACCGTGGCTTATCTGCAAAAAACCATTCGCTACGATCAACAGTTGATCGATATGCAGCATGTACAGGCCTGTATTGGTGAAATGTACATGGCGCTCGAGTCATCCCGAACCCTGGTCCATTACTCACTGGAGCGTCAGGTCAGGCAAGAGTCCGACCTGTACTGGGATGCAATCGCCTCAATGGCCAAGTACCAGGCGGTGGAGGAAGTCAACAAAATAGCCCTGAAAGCCCTGAACCTGACCGGTGGCTGGGGCTATAGCGAAAGCAGTGGTATTGGCAGGGCGCACCGCGATTTTACTGCCCTGGTGGCAGGGGCCGATCCGCAGGAGAAGCTCAAGGTTGATATGGGTATTCGTTTGGTGCACGACCTGGACATGATGTCCCAGCGTTTTTCAAAAAAGGAGAGTCAGACATGA
- a CDS encoding MoaD/ThiS family protein, protein MKIKLSGNLARFVNYKKELQLEGDGIHTVGDALHKLVVNYPVLKDIIFDKAHNVKKGYLISLNGEKVDSTTPVSKTDGNCIDIFTAIAGG, encoded by the coding sequence ATGAAGATCAAATTGTCAGGCAATTTGGCGCGTTTTGTTAACTACAAAAAAGAGTTGCAACTGGAGGGCGATGGTATCCACACGGTGGGGGACGCGCTGCACAAGTTGGTGGTGAATTACCCGGTGTTGAAAGACATTATTTTTGACAAGGCGCACAACGTTAAAAAAGGCTATTTAATTTCATTGAATGGAGAAAAAGTTGACTCGACCACCCCGGTAAGTAAAACAGATGGTAATTGTATTGATATTTTTACTGCGATAGCCGGGGGTTGA
- a CDS encoding ThiF family adenylyltransferase, protein MSREANAIEHDQLTAGEMGMYSRHLLIPAIGIKGQLALKNASVLMIGAGGLGCPALLYLAAAGVGRLGIIDADQINVSNVHRQVLFRITDKGQNKADVAKRRLQKLNPYIEIETWIERFNLDNAQALVADYDIIVDGTDNFTAKYLINDACFYGGKPLVYGAIMQFEGHVTVFNALDEQGRRGANYRDLYDGPPDAALAPNCAEAGVLGVLPGMIGCFQANEVIKLITGIGRPLINRLMVYDALEATSREISFSPVADNPLRDPMRPPVLEEMAQVCSASGVSNDFMLSIDDFAALISETSIHLIDVREGDEREQVSIGGEHVPLGQVGGWGAQCRDDRPIVIYCQSGVRSQKAARILAQQALTSPVFSLKGGLSAFLGADTYPQMMAELVFCECRMSHEARL, encoded by the coding sequence ATGAGCAGGGAGGCTAATGCGATTGAACACGACCAGCTAACAGCTGGTGAGATGGGGATGTATTCCCGTCACTTGCTGATCCCCGCGATCGGCATAAAAGGTCAGCTGGCATTGAAAAATGCCAGTGTGTTAATGATTGGCGCGGGCGGCTTGGGGTGCCCGGCGCTGCTCTATCTGGCGGCTGCCGGGGTGGGGCGTCTGGGGATTATCGATGCCGACCAGATCAATGTGTCCAATGTGCATCGCCAGGTGCTGTTTCGCATCACCGACAAAGGGCAGAACAAGGCCGATGTCGCCAAGCGGCGTTTGCAAAAGCTCAATCCCTATATCGAGATCGAGACCTGGATCGAGCGCTTCAACCTCGACAATGCCCAGGCCCTTGTGGCCGATTACGACATCATTGTCGATGGCACGGACAATTTCACCGCCAAGTACCTGATCAACGATGCCTGTTTCTATGGAGGCAAGCCGCTGGTGTATGGCGCCATCATGCAGTTCGAGGGGCATGTCACGGTGTTCAACGCGCTGGATGAGCAAGGCCGGCGTGGTGCCAATTATCGTGATCTCTACGATGGTCCGCCTGACGCAGCGTTGGCGCCCAACTGCGCGGAAGCCGGGGTGCTGGGGGTGCTGCCCGGCATGATCGGCTGCTTTCAGGCCAATGAAGTGATCAAACTGATCACCGGGATCGGACGGCCACTGATAAACCGCCTGATGGTCTACGACGCCCTTGAGGCGACGAGTCGGGAGATCAGCTTTTCGCCTGTCGCCGATAACCCGCTTCGGGACCCGATGCGCCCGCCAGTGCTGGAGGAAATGGCGCAAGTCTGTAGCGCGTCAGGCGTCAGCAATGACTTTATGCTGAGCATTGACGACTTTGCCGCGCTGATCAGTGAAACATCGATCCATCTGATTGATGTGCGTGAAGGTGATGAGCGTGAGCAGGTTTCGATCGGTGGCGAACATGTACCGCTGGGTCAGGTGGGCGGGTGGGGTGCGCAGTGCCGGGACGACAGGCCTATTGTGATTTACTGCCAGTCGGGTGTGCGAAGCCAGAAGGCGGCGAGAATCCTCGCGCAGCAAGCGCTCACGTCACCGGTCTTCAGCTTGAAAGGCGGCTTGAGTGCGTTTTTGGGCGCAGATACCTATCCGCAGATGATGGCTGAATTGGTGTTCTGTGAATGCCGCATGAGCCATGAGGCTCGCCTGTAA
- a CDS encoding DUF4142 domain-containing protein, translating into MKTLIGPKRFVAGCALVCSLIVAATAVAASPADFVDEAHAAGIAEIETSRMAISKTSSTDIESYAVEVIKDYTNANRDLKDIAGKLDLQVSTDEQILDKAKKLMLEVQVGDSFDAAYAANQVKTREEAIELLKQQANSPDSPQLQAFAEKYLPKLEMHLVMAQKLVDAHHKS; encoded by the coding sequence ATGAAAACCCTGATTGGCCCTAAACGCTTCGTGGCAGGTTGTGCCTTGGTCTGCTCCCTGATCGTGGCGGCCACAGCAGTCGCAGCCAGTCCGGCAGACTTTGTTGATGAGGCACATGCAGCAGGGATTGCGGAGATTGAAACCAGCCGTATGGCGATCAGTAAAACCTCTTCGACGGACATAGAAAGCTATGCCGTGGAGGTGATCAAGGACTACACCAACGCCAATCGGGATTTGAAGGACATTGCCGGCAAGCTGGATCTGCAGGTTTCCACCGATGAGCAGATACTCGACAAGGCCAAAAAGCTGATGCTTGAAGTTCAGGTGGGGGATTCATTTGATGCGGCCTATGCGGCCAATCAGGTTAAAACCCGTGAGGAGGCCATCGAGCTGCTCAAGCAGCAGGCGAACAGCCCTGACTCACCCCAGTTGCAGGCGTTTGCCGAGAAGTATTTGCCTAAACTGGAGATGCACTTGGTGATGGCCCAAAAGCTGGTGGATGCTCATCACAAGTCCTGA
- a CDS encoding DUF6388 family protein, whose amino-acid sequence MIPKESRNELALDTFIKAHPELIEEMKELSAEDRQQQILWAFEDEAESRGLEAWELALELIARSPEELKSMRLEVHQEVAEALDMSWEEYCGFNEIAV is encoded by the coding sequence ATGATCCCTAAAGAATCCCGTAACGAATTGGCCCTGGATACTTTTATCAAGGCGCACCCTGAACTGATCGAAGAAATGAAAGAGCTGAGCGCCGAGGACCGTCAGCAACAGATTTTGTGGGCTTTTGAAGATGAAGCCGAAAGTCGCGGCCTGGAAGCCTGGGAACTGGCACTGGAACTGATCGCCCGCTCGCCCGAGGAACTCAAGAGCATGCGCCTTGAAGTGCACCAGGAAGTCGCCGAAGCACTGGACATGAGCTGGGAAGAGTACTGCGGCTTCAACGAAATCGCCGTCTGA
- a CDS encoding MFS transporter, with protein sequence MSASTTATKPLSTALILLMATATGLAVASNYYAQPLLHTIAQELGLSMSSAGTVVITAQLSYGAGLLLLVPLGDLFEQRRLIVTMTVLSALGLLLSAFAPSLTWLLIGTAMTGLFSVSAQVLVPMAASLTDPQSRGRVVGTLMSGLLLGILLARTVAGALSSAGDWRTIYLVAAALMLISSIALYCALPNHHQSAGLSYPKLLGSVFKLFVEEPVLRLRSLLGLLTFSLFALFWTPLAFLLAVPPYSFSDAVIGLFGLAGAVGAIAANWAGRMADRGKGQLATTVGLLALLACWLPMAFAGHSLVALLIGVLVLDFAVQLVHVSNQNAVFKVRPAARNRLNAGYITCYFIGGALGSLVGAQTYPVYGWDGIVVVGSVVATLALAVWGYSLQRESKQLPVG encoded by the coding sequence ATGTCCGCTTCTACAACTGCCACCAAACCTTTAAGTACCGCCCTGATCCTGCTGATGGCCACCGCTACCGGCCTGGCTGTTGCAAGTAACTATTACGCACAGCCCCTGCTGCACACCATCGCCCAGGAACTGGGTTTGAGCATGAGCAGCGCCGGCACCGTGGTGATCACCGCACAACTGAGCTACGGCGCCGGCCTGTTGTTACTGGTGCCACTGGGCGATCTGTTCGAGCAACGCCGGCTGATCGTTACCATGACCGTGCTCAGCGCCCTGGGCCTTCTGTTAAGCGCGTTCGCGCCTTCACTGACATGGCTGCTGATCGGCACGGCGATGACCGGGCTGTTTTCAGTATCGGCACAAGTCCTGGTACCCATGGCAGCCAGCCTGACCGACCCGCAAAGTCGCGGCCGGGTGGTGGGCACACTGATGAGCGGTCTGCTGCTGGGGATATTGCTGGCGCGCACCGTAGCCGGCGCACTGTCGTCTGCCGGTGACTGGCGAACCATCTACCTGGTGGCTGCCGCATTGATGCTGATCAGCTCCATCGCCCTTTATTGCGCCCTGCCCAACCATCACCAGAGCGCAGGTCTGAGTTACCCGAAACTTTTGGGCTCGGTGTTCAAGCTGTTTGTCGAAGAACCTGTCTTGCGCCTGCGCTCGCTGCTGGGGCTGCTGACCTTTTCGCTGTTTGCCTTGTTCTGGACGCCGCTGGCCTTCCTGCTGGCCGTGCCGCCCTACAGCTTTTCAGACGCCGTGATCGGCCTGTTCGGTCTGGCGGGCGCAGTCGGTGCCATAGCGGCAAACTGGGCCGGGCGCATGGCCGACCGCGGCAAAGGCCAACTGGCCACTACCGTCGGCCTGCTGGCCCTGCTCGCATGCTGGCTGCCCATGGCCTTTGCCGGCCACTCATTGGTCGCCTTGCTGATCGGTGTACTGGTGCTCGATTTTGCCGTGCAGCTGGTGCACGTCAGCAACCAGAACGCGGTGTTCAAAGTCCGCCCCGCTGCGCGCAATCGTCTGAACGCCGGTTACATCACCTGTTATTTCATTGGCGGCGCGCTGGGCTCGCTGGTGGGCGCCCAGACCTATCCGGTGTATGGCTGGGACGGCATCGTGGTGGTCGGCTCGGTGGTGGCCACGCTGGCACTGGCCGTGTGGGGCTACAGCCTGCAGCGTGAAAGCAAGCAGCTGCCTGTCGGCTAA
- a CDS encoding DUF883 family protein, with product MARKNAVQAEDQIKDQAFSELQDLIAESEKLLKDSASLIGEEGETLRAQVSLKLKQALDSVNNVRERTKPVVDATENYIGGHPWQTVAISAGFGLVVGLLLGRRN from the coding sequence ATGGCTCGAAAAAATGCTGTACAAGCTGAAGATCAAATCAAGGATCAAGCGTTCAGCGAACTGCAAGATCTGATTGCCGAATCTGAAAAGCTGCTCAAGGACAGCGCGTCCCTGATCGGCGAAGAGGGCGAAACCCTGCGTGCACAGGTAAGCCTCAAGCTCAAGCAAGCGCTGGACTCGGTCAATAACGTACGCGAGCGTACCAAGCCTGTGGTTGACGCCACCGAGAACTATATCGGTGGCCATCCGTGGCAAACCGTGGCCATCTCGGCCGGCTTCGGGCTGGTAGTGGGCCTGCTGCTGGGCCGTCGCAACTAA
- a CDS encoding GreA/GreB family elongation factor, whose translation MNKTAVHLLMLEKLEIDLDVLQRAAQTAYEAATHAENIAENKYDTLGLEASYLATGQARRVEEIRQSLKNCQAMTLAPYSAAQGIQVGALVNLEAENGSGQWLFLAPDAAGLKLNHDGHTVTVITPRSPLGAALLGKQLDDEVQINVGGAVQTFSVCEID comes from the coding sequence ATGAACAAGACCGCTGTGCACCTGCTGATGCTGGAAAAACTCGAAATCGATCTCGATGTGCTCCAGCGCGCAGCGCAAACCGCCTATGAGGCTGCAACCCACGCGGAAAACATCGCCGAGAACAAGTACGACACCCTTGGTCTTGAAGCGTCGTATCTGGCGACAGGCCAGGCCCGCAGGGTTGAGGAGATCCGCCAGTCGCTCAAAAATTGCCAGGCCATGACCCTCGCGCCGTACAGTGCGGCGCAGGGCATTCAGGTCGGGGCACTGGTCAATCTGGAGGCCGAAAACGGCAGCGGGCAGTGGCTGTTCCTCGCCCCGGACGCTGCCGGGCTCAAGCTCAATCACGACGGGCACACAGTGACCGTCATCACCCCGCGCTCACCGCTGGGCGCTGCGTTGCTGGGCAAGCAGCTCGATGACGAGGTGCAGATCAACGTTGGCGGGGCGGTGCAAACATTCAGTGTGTGCGAGATCGATTAA
- the earP gene encoding elongation factor P maturation arginine rhamnosyltransferase EarP — protein MKASWDIFCSVVDNYGDIGVTWRLARQLAAEHQQCVRLWVDDLKAFVPLCPEADAGAVRQWQQGVEVCQWPEPWQPMDVADVVVEAFACKLPEGYLEAMKLRETPALWINLEYLSAEDWVSGCHGLPSMRPDGLKRMFFFPGFDAGTGGLLREADLLQRRRAFEQDPGAKQAFLQGLGVFPASNARLISLFAYENTGLASWLDAMAAGSVPTHLLVPQGRIMGDLLRWLGVDQLAPGVAEVRGALTVQALPFVRQQDYDHLLWSCDFNAVRGEDSFVRAQWAGRPLLWHIYEQEEDAHWVKLNAFLALYVKGLSPAAAQAFTGLWHAWNGGTDMTQSWNLLLEHWPEITAYAERWCLEQSLQADLAQALVLFYRNWI, from the coding sequence ATGAAAGCCTCCTGGGATATTTTTTGCAGTGTGGTCGATAACTACGGCGACATTGGTGTGACCTGGCGCCTGGCCCGGCAACTGGCGGCCGAGCACCAGCAGTGCGTTCGCCTTTGGGTCGATGACCTGAAGGCGTTTGTGCCGCTGTGCCCCGAGGCGGATGCCGGTGCGGTGCGGCAATGGCAGCAGGGGGTTGAGGTGTGCCAGTGGCCTGAGCCGTGGCAGCCGATGGATGTCGCCGATGTGGTGGTGGAGGCCTTCGCCTGCAAACTGCCTGAAGGTTATTTGGAAGCGATGAAACTGCGCGAAACGCCGGCGCTGTGGATCAACCTCGAGTATTTGAGCGCGGAAGACTGGGTCAGTGGTTGCCACGGTTTGCCTTCCATGCGGCCCGACGGCCTGAAGCGGATGTTCTTCTTTCCGGGGTTTGATGCGGGGACAGGGGGGCTGCTGCGTGAAGCTGACCTGTTGCAGCGCCGTCGTGCCTTTGAGCAGGACCCCGGGGCCAAACAGGCATTTTTGCAGGGGTTGGGTGTTTTTCCGGCCAGCAATGCGCGGCTGATTTCACTGTTTGCCTATGAAAACACCGGGCTGGCCAGCTGGCTGGATGCCATGGCGGCTGGCAGCGTCCCGACCCACCTGCTGGTGCCCCAGGGGCGGATAATGGGTGATCTGCTGCGCTGGCTCGGTGTGGATCAGCTGGCGCCGGGGGTTGCTGAGGTGCGTGGGGCGCTGACGGTTCAGGCTCTGCCGTTCGTCAGGCAACAGGACTACGACCACCTGTTGTGGAGCTGTGATTTCAATGCGGTGCGCGGTGAAGACTCGTTTGTGCGGGCGCAATGGGCCGGGCGGCCGCTGCTTTGGCACATTTATGAGCAGGAAGAAGACGCGCACTGGGTCAAGCTCAATGCGTTTCTCGCTTTGTACGTCAAAGGCCTTTCACCGGCCGCCGCACAAGCCTTTACCGGGTTGTGGCACGCCTGGAATGGCGGCACCGACATGACGCAAAGCTGGAATTTGCTGCTTGAGCACTGGCCAGAGATCACGGCATACGCCGAGCGATGGTGTCTGGAACAGTCATTGCAGGCCGATCTTGCGCAAGCGCTAGTACTGTTTTATAGAAATTGGATATGA
- a CDS encoding elongation factor P encodes MKTGKELKPGTVIKLENDPWLVQKAEFTKSGRNSAIMKTKLKNLLTGYKTEIVYSADDKLEDVILDRKEATLSFISGDTYTFMDTTDYTMYELNAEDIEAVLPFVEEGMTDVCEAIFFEDRLVSVELPTTIVRQVDYTEGSARGDTSGKVMKPAKLKNGTELSVADFVEIGDWIEIDTRDGGSYKGRAKV; translated from the coding sequence ATGAAAACTGGTAAAGAGCTTAAACCCGGTACAGTCATCAAGCTCGAAAACGACCCTTGGTTGGTTCAGAAAGCTGAATTCACCAAGTCCGGTCGTAACAGCGCAATCATGAAGACCAAGCTGAAAAACCTGCTGACTGGCTACAAGACTGAAATCGTATACAGCGCTGACGACAAGCTCGAAGACGTGATCCTGGATCGCAAAGAAGCGACCCTGTCCTTCATCAGCGGCGACACCTACACGTTCATGGACACCACTGACTACACCATGTACGAGCTGAACGCTGAAGACATCGAAGCCGTTCTGCCATTCGTTGAAGAAGGCATGACCGACGTTTGCGAAGCCATCTTCTTCGAAGACCGTCTGGTTTCCGTAGAGCTGCCGACCACTATCGTGCGTCAGGTTGACTACACCGAAGGTTCCGCTCGCGGTGACACTTCGGGCAAGGTGATGAAGCCTGCCAAACTGAAAAACGGTACCGAGCTGAGCGTTGCAGATTTCGTTGAAATCGGCGACTGGATCGAAATCGATACCCGTGACGGTGGCTCCTACAAGGGCCGCGCCAAGGTTTAA